One part of the Sphingobacterium sp. LZ7M1 genome encodes these proteins:
- a CDS encoding cation:proton antiporter has protein sequence MSDKIFDHLIHAFEAPLTNPVLIFSLVLFIILLSPILLRPIKVPGIIGLIISGMIIGPHGLNWLEKNSAVDLFSTIGLLYIMFIAGLELDMNEFKKTKHKSAMFGLFTFIIPISIGFPVCYYVLDYSLLTSILIASMFATHTLVSYPIVNRYGISKNEAVAITIGGTILTDTAVLIILAVIKGASQGDINNEFWVTLGISFAIFLFIMFGVIPKIAKWFFEKVESEKTGHYIFVLTVVFFAAFLAEMANLEPIIGAFVAGLALNKLIPHSSALMNRIEFIGNAIFIPFFLISVGMIVDIGVITNSSGLTVFYVAGALTLVGIVGKFLAATATQWAFKYSTNERNLIFGLSNAHAAATLAIIMVGYNNDIIDENVLNGTIMLILVSCIIASIVTENASKKIVLEGRQHEEHIEHVEEHDEQIVIPIANLNNMEAILDFATLVKSKKSPHPLNILSVVPNDELAERNLHQARQNLDKMARYASGSETEVELQTKVDFNIANGISRASKEAFADCLILGWPSATSFVEKIVGEKTESILNRTDSTLMMCRIEKPFITNKSITVFVPPLAESEVGFAYWMEKMTKLASELTLPITFVCNHRSHQAIIQMLDSLKSSVPATFEHYEDWDNIYGLATFSNADSMLVFVSARYGDVSYRDSLDGLAKRVGKYYKNQNLLLIFPSRLEDQHIDEYEDIQTAPIFRRISREIGNMFSKDK, from the coding sequence ATGAGCGACAAAATTTTTGACCACTTAATCCACGCGTTCGAAGCACCACTAACTAATCCGGTGCTTATATTTTCTCTAGTACTCTTCATTATTTTATTGTCACCCATATTACTGAGACCCATCAAAGTCCCAGGTATTATAGGACTGATTATCTCAGGGATGATCATTGGCCCGCATGGACTGAACTGGTTGGAAAAGAATTCCGCTGTAGACCTTTTTTCTACCATTGGATTACTTTACATCATGTTTATTGCAGGTTTGGAGCTAGACATGAACGAATTCAAAAAGACCAAGCACAAGTCTGCCATGTTCGGTCTTTTCACCTTTATTATCCCAATTTCCATTGGATTTCCGGTCTGTTATTATGTCTTGGACTATAGCCTGCTCACCAGTATTTTGATTGCGAGCATGTTTGCCACCCATACTTTGGTTTCTTATCCTATTGTTAACCGTTACGGTATTTCGAAGAACGAGGCCGTTGCTATTACCATTGGGGGAACCATCTTAACGGATACCGCGGTGTTGATCATTTTGGCTGTCATCAAAGGTGCTTCACAGGGTGATATCAACAATGAATTCTGGGTAACCCTAGGTATTTCCTTTGCGATTTTCCTATTTATCATGTTCGGCGTCATTCCAAAAATTGCGAAATGGTTCTTTGAAAAGGTGGAAAGTGAAAAAACTGGACATTATATTTTCGTGCTTACCGTGGTGTTCTTTGCTGCTTTCCTTGCCGAGATGGCAAACCTTGAACCCATCATCGGAGCATTCGTTGCCGGATTGGCATTAAATAAACTGATTCCCCATTCATCCGCTCTGATGAACCGGATCGAATTTATTGGTAACGCAATATTTATCCCATTCTTCTTGATTTCCGTAGGGATGATCGTCGATATTGGTGTGATTACCAATAGCTCGGGATTGACTGTGTTTTATGTAGCCGGTGCATTGACCTTGGTAGGTATCGTAGGTAAGTTCTTGGCAGCTACGGCGACCCAATGGGCTTTCAAATATTCTACCAACGAGAGGAACCTGATCTTTGGCTTAAGTAATGCCCATGCGGCTGCGACTTTGGCTATTATTATGGTCGGATATAATAATGATATTATTGATGAGAATGTCCTGAACGGTACGATTATGCTGATTCTTGTCAGCTGTATCATAGCATCTATAGTCACTGAAAATGCTTCCAAGAAAATTGTATTGGAAGGAAGACAGCATGAAGAACATATCGAGCATGTGGAAGAGCATGACGAGCAGATCGTCATCCCTATTGCGAACCTGAATAATATGGAAGCCATCCTAGATTTTGCCACCTTGGTCAAATCAAAGAAATCTCCGCATCCATTGAATATCCTAAGTGTCGTGCCTAATGATGAATTGGCCGAGAGAAACCTGCATCAAGCTAGGCAGAACCTGGATAAAATGGCGAGATACGCCTCAGGTTCAGAAACGGAGGTCGAATTGCAGACCAAGGTCGATTTCAATATTGCAAATGGGATCAGTAGGGCATCCAAAGAAGCTTTTGCAGACTGTCTAATCTTAGGTTGGCCAAGTGCAACGAGCTTTGTTGAAAAGATCGTAGGTGAAAAAACCGAAAGTATCCTGAACCGAACAGACTCTACCTTGATGATGTGCAGGATCGAGAAACCGTTCATTACCAATAAGTCCATCACCGTTTTCGTTCCGCCATTAGCTGAATCTGAAGTAGGATTCGCTTATTGGATGGAGAAAATGACCAAGTTGGCATCCGAATTGACCCTGCCTATTACCTTCGTATGTAATCATAGAAGTCATCAGGCCATCATCCAGATGCTGGATTCCCTGAAATCTAGTGTTCCTGCAACTTTTGAACACTATGAAGATTGGGACAACATCTATGGATTGGCAACATTTAGCAATGCCGACTCGATGTTAGTCTTTGTTTCTGCTAGATATGGTGATGTTTCCTATCGAGATTCATTGGACGGACTTGCAAAGAGAGTAGGGAAGTACTATAAAAATCAGAACTTACTATTAATCTTTCCTTCTCGTCTTGAGGACCAACATATTGATGAATACGAAGATATCCAAACTGCGCCGATCTTTAGAAGGATCAGCCGTGAAATTGGGAATATGTTTAGTAAAGATAAATAA
- the katG gene encoding catalase/peroxidase HPI — protein MENGNDISKCPFHNGSAKQNLTVAGGGTTISDWWPKKLKVSLLRQHSNLSDPMDPDFDYAEEFKKLDLEAVKQDLHALMTDSQDWWPADFGHYGGLFIRMAWHSAGTYRVGDGRGGAGTGQQRFAPLNSWPDNVSLDKARRLLWPIKQKYGKRLSWADLLVLTGNIALESMGFKTIGFAGGRVDAFEPDEDVYWGSEDTWLGGDVRYSHGSEGIVDKDHGVLSGEEKADGDVHSRDLENPLAAVQMGLIYVNPEGPDGNPDPLLAAKDIRDTFGRMAMNDEETIALIAGGHSFGKTHGAGPADHVGKEPEAAGLEDQGLGWKSTYNSGVGADAITSGLEVIWTETPTQWSNNFFENLFGYEWELTKSPAGAFQWVAKDADDVIPDPFDPNKKRKPTMLTTDLSLRVDPAYEKISRRFLENPDEFADAFAKAWFKLTHRDMGPRSRYLGPDVPAEEFLWQDPIPELNHETVNEADVEDLKNKVLSSGLSVSELVSTAWASASTFRGSDKRGGANGARVRLAPQKDWAVNNPAQLNKVLGVLENIKDQFNQAQTTGKKLTIADLIVIAGNAGIEKAAKDAGNEVKVPFTPGRMDASQEETDVESVGFLEPIADGFRNYKKRKYTSSTEELLIDKAQLLNLTAPELTVLLAGMRVLDTNFDGSKDGVFTDRPGQLTNDFLVNLLDMNTSWKAASEDKELYIGTDRKTGQPKWTGTRADLVFGSNSELRVVAEVYASADAQEKFVRDFVKAWTKVMNADRFEI, from the coding sequence ATGGAAAATGGAAATGACATCAGCAAATGCCCATTTCATAATGGAAGTGCTAAACAGAATTTGACGGTTGCGGGCGGAGGAACCACAATTTCAGATTGGTGGCCCAAAAAATTAAAGGTTAGTTTATTGCGTCAGCATTCAAATCTATCTGATCCGATGGATCCAGATTTTGATTATGCTGAGGAATTCAAGAAATTGGATCTAGAGGCAGTAAAACAGGATCTTCATGCTTTGATGACCGATTCGCAGGATTGGTGGCCTGCCGACTTTGGTCATTACGGTGGTTTATTCATACGTATGGCATGGCACTCAGCGGGTACCTATAGAGTAGGTGACGGTCGCGGTGGTGCTGGAACAGGACAGCAGCGATTTGCTCCTTTGAACAGCTGGCCAGACAACGTGAGCTTGGATAAAGCAAGGAGATTATTGTGGCCAATCAAACAAAAATACGGCAAGAGACTTTCTTGGGCAGACTTATTGGTACTGACCGGAAATATAGCCTTGGAATCTATGGGATTTAAGACCATTGGTTTCGCAGGTGGTCGTGTGGATGCCTTTGAACCCGATGAGGATGTATACTGGGGATCTGAGGATACTTGGTTAGGTGGCGATGTAAGATATTCGCATGGTTCAGAAGGAATCGTAGATAAAGACCATGGTGTGCTATCGGGGGAAGAAAAAGCGGATGGCGATGTGCATTCCAGGGATCTGGAGAATCCATTGGCGGCAGTTCAAATGGGATTGATCTATGTAAACCCAGAAGGTCCAGATGGTAATCCTGACCCGCTATTGGCTGCGAAAGATATCCGTGATACCTTTGGCCGTATGGCGATGAACGATGAAGAAACCATAGCGCTTATTGCAGGTGGTCACTCATTCGGAAAAACCCATGGTGCCGGTCCAGCGGACCATGTAGGCAAGGAACCGGAAGCTGCAGGTTTAGAAGATCAAGGTTTAGGTTGGAAAAGCACCTATAATTCAGGAGTTGGTGCAGATGCTATCACTTCTGGCCTGGAAGTAATCTGGACAGAAACGCCGACACAATGGAGTAATAATTTCTTTGAAAACCTATTTGGGTATGAGTGGGAATTGACCAAAAGTCCTGCCGGTGCATTCCAATGGGTGGCAAAAGATGCTGATGATGTTATTCCTGATCCATTTGATCCTAATAAAAAACGTAAGCCAACGATGTTAACGACGGATCTTTCCTTGAGGGTTGATCCTGCTTACGAAAAAATATCACGTAGGTTTTTAGAAAATCCAGATGAATTTGCTGATGCATTTGCAAAAGCATGGTTTAAGTTGACCCATAGGGATATGGGGCCACGCTCCCGCTATCTAGGCCCGGATGTACCTGCTGAAGAATTCCTATGGCAGGATCCAATTCCTGAACTTAACCATGAAACGGTTAACGAAGCGGATGTAGAAGACCTTAAAAACAAGGTATTATCTTCAGGTTTAAGTGTTTCTGAATTAGTTTCCACAGCTTGGGCATCAGCCTCCACTTTCCGTGGTTCTGACAAACGCGGAGGTGCCAATGGTGCACGTGTTCGTTTAGCGCCTCAAAAGGACTGGGCAGTAAACAATCCAGCGCAATTGAATAAGGTATTGGGCGTATTGGAAAATATAAAAGACCAATTCAACCAAGCACAAACCACAGGCAAGAAGCTGACCATTGCGGATTTGATTGTTATTGCGGGTAATGCAGGGATTGAAAAAGCAGCTAAAGATGCTGGAAACGAAGTTAAAGTTCCATTTACTCCAGGTCGTATGGATGCTTCGCAAGAGGAGACCGACGTGGAATCTGTAGGGTTCTTAGAGCCTATCGCTGATGGTTTCAGAAATTACAAGAAAAGAAAATACACTTCAAGTACTGAAGAATTATTGATCGACAAAGCTCAATTATTGAATCTTACAGCTCCTGAATTAACCGTTCTTTTAGCAGGTATGCGTGTATTGGATACTAATTTCGACGGTTCTAAAGATGGTGTTTTCACTGATCGTCCAGGTCAATTGACCAACGACTTCTTGGTAAACTTGCTTGACATGAATACTTCCTGGAAAGCAGCATCTGAGGACAAAGAGCTATACATTGGTACGGACCGCAAGACTGGCCAACCGAAATGGACAGGAACTAGAGCCGATCTAGTCTTTGGATCCAACTCTGAGCTCCGCGTCGTAGCTGAGGTTTATGCAAGTGCTGATGCACAAGAGAAATTCGTTAGGGATTTTGTGAAAGCATGGACCAAAGTGATGAATGCTGATAGGTTTGAGATATAG
- the icd gene encoding NADP-dependent isocitrate dehydrogenase, which translates to MSNKISIDSTGKLLVPDQVTIPFIIGDGIGPDIWKASVRVFDAAVQKLYAGKRKINWKEVLAGEKAFNETGSWLPEETLDVFKEYLVGIKGPLTTPIGGGIRSLNVALRKELDLYVCQRPTKWYEGVPSPVKHPEKVDMVVFRENTEDIYAGIEFAAGTAESKRIQDFLKNDLNVDYNFSNSTGVGLKFVSEEGSKRLIRAAIEFALAEGRKSVTLVHKGNIMKYTEGAFKNWGYELAEKEFSDKVYTWNQWEQTKAKDGQDAANAEQKAAEQAGKLIIKDIIADNFLQQILLAPQDYDVIATLNLNGDYISDALAAMVGGIGIAPGANINFKTGHAIFEATHGTAPRFANTNTMNPSSVILSGVMMLEYMGWIEAADAIVVALAKTIKDKTVTVDFYNLMEGATLLKTSEFADKIIEKI; encoded by the coding sequence ATGTCAAATAAGATCAGTATAGATTCAACAGGTAAATTATTAGTTCCCGATCAGGTTACCATACCTTTTATTATCGGCGATGGAATCGGTCCTGATATTTGGAAAGCTTCAGTAAGGGTTTTTGATGCAGCAGTTCAAAAGCTATATGCTGGAAAGCGTAAAATAAATTGGAAAGAGGTCCTTGCTGGAGAAAAAGCTTTCAATGAAACCGGAAGCTGGTTGCCAGAAGAAACCTTGGATGTTTTCAAGGAATACTTGGTAGGGATCAAAGGACCATTAACCACTCCAATTGGAGGAGGTATTCGTTCCTTGAATGTAGCATTGAGAAAAGAGTTAGATCTATATGTCTGCCAACGCCCCACAAAATGGTATGAAGGCGTTCCTTCGCCGGTAAAACATCCCGAAAAAGTGGACATGGTAGTTTTCAGGGAGAATACAGAGGATATCTATGCAGGAATTGAATTTGCAGCGGGTACCGCTGAATCCAAAAGAATCCAAGATTTTCTAAAGAATGACTTAAACGTCGATTACAACTTCAGCAACAGTACTGGGGTAGGATTGAAGTTTGTCTCTGAAGAAGGATCAAAGCGACTTATCCGTGCGGCAATTGAGTTTGCATTGGCAGAAGGACGTAAATCCGTAACGCTGGTCCATAAAGGCAATATCATGAAATATACTGAAGGGGCCTTTAAAAACTGGGGTTATGAATTGGCAGAAAAAGAGTTTTCCGACAAAGTCTATACTTGGAACCAATGGGAACAGACCAAGGCTAAGGATGGTCAGGATGCTGCAAATGCGGAGCAGAAAGCAGCTGAACAAGCCGGTAAACTGATCATCAAAGATATTATTGCCGATAACTTCCTTCAGCAGATCCTGTTGGCACCACAAGATTATGATGTGATTGCCACCCTGAACCTGAACGGAGATTATATTTCAGATGCTTTGGCTGCCATGGTAGGAGGAATTGGAATTGCCCCCGGAGCGAATATTAATTTCAAGACCGGCCATGCCATCTTTGAAGCGACACATGGTACTGCACCAAGGTTCGCAAATACCAATACCATGAATCCTTCATCTGTAATCCTTAGTGGGGTTATGATGCTGGAATACATGGGCTGGATAGAAGCTGCAGATGCCATTGTTGTTGCATTGGCAAAAACCATCAAGGATAAAACGGTTACCGTAGATTTCTATAACTTGATGGAAGGAGCAACACTTCTCAAAACATCGGAATTCGCAGATAAGATCATCGAAAAGATTTAA
- a CDS encoding ABC transporter permease, whose amino-acid sequence MNFPYFLAKRITLEGNRTFSKLIVRVTIGALALAIMAIILAVAILNGFKSEITEKQRGFFGDIIILKNEQNDSYVNSPISMDEKQLARIKQNPNVLEVYPFATKAGIMNVKGEVEGVLMKGIDKDYDQDFLSKTILEGDTINFSAEDADNQLLISSLMANRLHLKVGESFIMYFIQEPVRKRKFVVKGIFSTNSEELDKIYVIGSLPLIRRLNNLEDHQAGGYEVRVRDFNQLFKTTDELNNNLGVSLYATNVVMQMQDIFNWLNMLDMNDNIIFVLMVVVAVINMISALLISILERSPMIGMLKALGMRNTKIRTVFLYNSLYLIGYGLVLGNLVALGLYAFQTSTHFFKLDPSIYYVSFVPMEISWMAVLWLNVSLIGIALVTLFIPSMLISRISPIKTIQFK is encoded by the coding sequence TTGAATTTTCCATATTTCTTAGCCAAGAGGATCACACTTGAAGGAAACCGTACGTTTTCCAAATTAATCGTGCGCGTCACTATTGGGGCTTTGGCCTTGGCTATTATGGCTATTATTCTTGCTGTAGCAATCCTTAATGGATTCAAAAGCGAAATTACGGAAAAACAAAGGGGCTTTTTTGGTGATATCATTATCCTCAAGAATGAACAAAATGACTCCTATGTCAATTCCCCAATTTCAATGGACGAAAAGCAATTAGCTCGAATCAAACAAAATCCCAATGTTTTAGAGGTTTATCCTTTTGCTACCAAGGCCGGTATCATGAATGTGAAGGGGGAGGTTGAAGGAGTCCTGATGAAAGGGATCGATAAAGACTATGACCAAGACTTTCTGTCCAAAACAATCCTTGAAGGCGATACCATAAACTTTTCTGCCGAAGATGCCGATAATCAACTCTTGATTTCTTCCTTGATGGCCAATAGGCTCCATCTGAAAGTTGGTGAAAGCTTTATCATGTACTTCATCCAAGAGCCGGTGAGGAAACGGAAATTTGTTGTCAAAGGAATCTTCTCCACCAACTCCGAGGAACTTGATAAAATTTATGTGATCGGTTCGCTTCCCTTGATCAGAAGGTTGAACAATCTCGAGGATCATCAAGCTGGTGGTTATGAAGTCCGTGTTAGGGACTTTAACCAACTCTTTAAAACTACAGATGAGCTAAACAATAATTTGGGGGTAAGTCTATATGCTACCAATGTTGTCATGCAAATGCAGGATATTTTCAATTGGCTGAATATGCTCGACATGAACGACAATATTATTTTTGTTCTGATGGTGGTGGTGGCAGTCATCAACATGATCTCAGCATTATTGATCTCCATTTTGGAAAGATCACCGATGATAGGGATGCTTAAGGCATTAGGGATGAGAAACACAAAGATCAGGACTGTATTTCTGTACAATTCATTATACCTGATCGGTTACGGACTTGTCCTTGGCAATCTGGTAGCCTTAGGTTTATACGCATTCCAGACCAGTACGCATTTTTTCAAGCTCGATCCAAGTATCTATTATGTTTCCTTTGTGCCCATGGAAATATCATGGATGGCAGTTTTATGGCTAAATGTTTCACTCATTGGCATTGCCTTGGTCACTTTGTTTATTCCATCCATGTTGATCTCGCGGATATCACCGATTAAGACCATACAATTCAAGTAA